The window ACATTTGCTTATGTGGGGAGGCTGTTAAACATGTAAAGTCGATACTCCATCAACTTACTAAACTACGGAAGAAATTAGAGATTTATATGGGGATAGGTCCTGTTGTAAATTCGCTGGAAGAGCTGTCTTACGGGTTTAACAGTGCAAAAACGGCATTATCCTTTTCAGTTGAGGTACGAAAGGATACCTTTTTTGAAGAAATTGAGGTTTATACTTTACTTAAAAATAAAAATCATCATGATGTGCGAAAGTTTTTATCGAAAACGATATTTGGGTTAAGCGAAAAAATGATGAACACCTTAGAAACCTTTTTTGAGAGCGATCTTCAAATAAATATTTGTGCAGACCGCCTACAAATTCATCGTCATACTCTTACCTACCGCTTAAATAAAATACATGAGCTAACTGGATACCATCCTCAGAATTTTAAAGATGCCTTTGTGTTAAAATTGGCTCTTATGCTTAGTAAGCAGCATTAGCTTTTTCTATAGGAAACAAAATAAAAACGTCCCGTAAATTTTAATAATCCATCTTACGGGACGAAATATTTATTAGACTTGAACTGTCGATTTTACTTCTTGTTCTTCCTCTTGCCTCGCCGATGGTTGGACTTGTTCTGTCCCCACTTTTGAGGGTGCTGTTTCTTTAAAGAACATTGTGCAAAGAAGCGCTATGATTGCGGCACCTGCTGCTACGAATAAGGGTGTTTGAATGCCATAAGTATCCGCTAATGCACCGTTGATCATTGGATTTAAAAAGCCGCCAAATAGCTCCCCGATCCCGATAGTTAAGCCAATAGCGAGACCAGAATACTGTAAAGGCACTGACTCCACTGGAATAACGGACATAGACATCCCAATTACCCCAGAGCCTGCCGAACCTATGAATAACAGTAGCATCATCAACGGAACAGAATCTACGAAAACAATTGAAAGAGGTACTAATATTAATAGTAGCCCTGATAGTAATGAGGCAGGCTTACGACCTGTACGCTCTGAAATCGATGGAATCAGGAATCCAAAAATCGCATACCCCACCCCAAAAGCAGCCATGACAAAACTCATCGTCGTTTCGGACAAACCTTTAGCCTGTACTAGATAGGTTGGTCCAAAGATTTGAAATGCCATCAGCGTCGTCATCACTAAGCTGAAAACGATAATGGATAGCCAAATATTACGGTGTTTCAAGACATCTTTTACCTTCACTTTTTCAGTTGACTTACCTGAATGCATCTCATGGAATTGTGCAGGATCTGGATTTTTGACTGTTCTAAAAATGAAGAAGCTTAAAATAAGCCCTGGAATAATTGTTAAATAAAATGCCGTATGCCAGTCAAATGCGTTTGCCAAAGCCACGATTAAAACCGGAGCAAGAATACTACCAAATAGCGCATTACTAGTATTCATAGTAAAACCAAGGTTAAATCCTTTGCGACGCTCAGAAGACTCCATTGCTAAGATGGATTGGGTTTGAGGAATTAGTGGGCCTTCTACAATTCCCATTAATAGACGCAGTACAAATAACATGCCGAATGTCTGTGCAAGCCCATGCATTAACGAAATCAGGGAGAATAAGAGGACTAAGATTGCCAGCATTGCTTTCTTGCTCTTCACTTTGTCTGATAAGAAACCGCCTAATGGCCCGGACACTGACCAGGTTAGGGCAAGTGCCGCGCCCAGTAAGCCTAATTGTGTGTAGTTCAGTCCTAAGTCTTGAGAAATCATTGGGAATAAATAGTTAATTGCTAAACGATCAAAGAATACAAACCCAATTGTGAAGAAGAAGATTATTACTAACTTATTTTCGTAAGACCACAACTTTCTCTTTTCCATATGAAACACCCTCTCTTAAAATCAATTAGTGAAATTGCGTATTGAATCAAGGATTTTAATTCTGAATTTTCCGAATTCAAAACTTAGACTTATGCCTTCCATACTCCACTCCAAAAATTTTGTACACCCCCGTTGCTTCTTAACAATGCTACTTCACCCATCCACCACCACCTTAAATAATCGTTTTTCTCTTGAGTTAAATAAAACGCTTACAAAAATGCCTAAGCTGCGCGAATAAGTACCGACAATAGAAAAATCCACTTTTTAATTCAATAATTGAAGGACTCAAGTAAAGGATTTGACTATGTGAAATCGCTTTTTCTATGTATTTAGTAATAGATTGATATACGACGTATTAATCCATCTTTCCTTTGTTTATATTATTATACCAAAGGAAATCTTTGTTGATATTAATATACCAAAGAAGAATAGAATATGGAATCCATTTTTTCAGAATTATTCAAAATATTTCTCTTATTCACATTTATTCGCTCGTTATTGAATAGAATCCTTACTTACAATCTTCCCCCAACTAACGAGGAATTTTGTTTACCTAACTCCTTAATCCCACTTAGATTA is drawn from Lysinibacillus sp. SGAir0095 and contains these coding sequences:
- a CDS encoding MFS transporter, producing the protein MEKRKLWSYENKLVIIFFFTIGFVFFDRLAINYLFPMISQDLGLNYTQLGLLGAALALTWSVSGPLGGFLSDKVKSKKAMLAILVLLFSLISLMHGLAQTFGMLFVLRLLMGIVEGPLIPQTQSILAMESSERRKGFNLGFTMNTSNALFGSILAPVLIVALANAFDWHTAFYLTIIPGLILSFFIFRTVKNPDPAQFHEMHSGKSTEKVKVKDVLKHRNIWLSIIVFSLVMTTLMAFQIFGPTYLVQAKGLSETTMSFVMAAFGVGYAIFGFLIPSISERTGRKPASLLSGLLLILVPLSIVFVDSVPLMMLLLFIGSAGSGVIGMSMSVIPVESVPLQYSGLAIGLTIGIGELFGGFLNPMINGALADTYGIQTPLFVAAGAAIIALLCTMFFKETAPSKVGTEQVQPSARQEEEQEVKSTVQV